The window TTTGTTCACGGTGCTGCTACTCGACGTTCGTCTATTAATTCTTCTCTTCGAATGGGGGGCACCACTGAACTGCGGTAGGGTTTAGGGATATGGGATGTCCCTGTTCTTCGTCTCCGTCGAGTAGCAGCACCGTGGAACTCGAAGGAACATCGATTGAACACTTACAGTCGGgtgaagagagaagatgaaagagaggggggggggcgcCACTGGCTGAGCTCCAGTTAGGTTATAGCGTCTCTCGATCGTGAAAGggaaagtgagagagaaaagatgaaAAGATGAAAGGGAAATAAGGGAGGGTATTTTAAGTATTTTACaaattcatttttcttgtttttattaaaGGGTATAATTGTCCTTTCACAGTCGTCCAGTTAGTAGTTTCCGTTTGCATTTAACGGAATGGACCAAAATGGCCTTATTTTGTGAATTAAGGATGTATACTGGAATTTTGAGGGGTCCAGGTGGCATTGTCAGACAATTAGGGGTGCATCTATCCTTTTTGGTCTACTTAAGGGGGTATGCGTATttatccctttatttatttattatctcTATGAGAATGCGAATAAGCGGTTTCTACAAGGGATAAAACTGGCCAAAAAATGGGACCTATCAGGAAGTTTTGAATTTCTCATTAAAGAAAAGTTTCCTTCGAAGGAGGTTTAGGATTCTTTGAATGAAACGGAAGATAGGTTTTGGAGAACAAAAGTGTCAGTTTTTCTAAGCTTCAATTGCCGTGGAAACCTCAAAGAGCGTTGCTTTCAATCCGCCGTTGATCCTGTGTTCGTTGGAGCTCGTTTTGGCAACCTTCCTccatgttttatttgtttacttcttGGACATTAAAATGGCGAGAAGATTCTGTCGTCTTTGTCAGCTAATGCAGTGAGAGAACGTGTCttcttttctgggttttttCGTTTCTTCCGAAGAAATGATTTGCAATTCGTGCTGAGGGTACTCTCTGTAAGAAATTTAGGGTCTTTTGGACGAAGTTTTTGAAATTCAGTGATCGAATTGTCAAGCGAGGCTTCAAAAAACGAATTCTGGGTGACGTTGGAAATTCGCGGATGCTTTTCTCTGAGGAATTCTCTTCGTAGGACGATTTGAGATCCGTTATAAGAGGTTTCGGAATCATGTTGTCCGCAGTATCGCCTTCGACCGCTGCTCGTAGTTCGCTGGAGGAAATGCTGGAGTCTCTCCGGCGAAGGGATGAGCGGCCCAAGGACATACCCCCAGCATTGCCCACTCGCCCCACCTCTAGAGCTCGGCTTCCCACAGCAAGAAGGTCGTTACCTCTTAACTTTAAAGTTGGTGATTCTGCTAATGAGTGCCTGCCTAATGTTTccaaagagaaggaagagaaggggagagaTCGGGGTCTTCGCAGGGGAGACAGAATATCAGCTTCCAGACGAGTCAGTTTTGGGAGCAAAAAGATGAAAGTTGACCGGCCTTCAGAATCGCCCTATGCTAAGAAGTCAGGTGATGAGGAGAATTATGGTGAAGTGATAGCTGAAACTGGTTCTAATAACGCAGCTGCATCATCGACCTTGCCACAATCATCTGAGGAACCTGAGTGGGGGGACAATATTAGCTATTTTCTGAAGAAGGTATGTCATCTCGTGCTTCTAAGCGAATATAGGGCCTTTCAAGCTCAGTGCATTAAATTTATATTACTCCAAAAAACAACGGATGAGTACGAGTCAGGgttctttttttcctctctaGTTACTATGCTTTCGGCTATCTCAAAAGTACTACGATTTGGGACTCAAGTTAGAGTGAGGAGTGAGGACTAGTTTCCAAACTCTATGTGTAAACATGGTCTCTGGAAGATTCTTCGCTATAATGATGTATTGGATTTAAGTCTTAATTATACTTTGGCAGTCTCCAGAAATATTACCATATCTTTGCTTGTGTCAGGCATATGTCGAGAAGGTGACATTCAGATTGTATAATCCTTCTTGGCTGAGGCTTTGTGATAAAAGGAAGCACAGAGCAGTATGGGAAATGTAATTGGACCGTATGGTCACTGTCTAGTTCAGAGAGAGATTGGGTTTCTGCTTTTATAGttacttctttttcttagaCTGTCTTTGCATGTTGAGAGATAGAGTAGCCTTGTTCCTGCTTTACCTTGTAGACATACTTCCCCTGTTGTTTCCATGACCTTTTATACGGAAATTATAATTCTCAGGTGTGTGTACTTGTGGGTGGGTGCAGCATGATTGTGTTAGAGCATAGTATTTCATTTGGGCTGATAGTTTATCATGGTCCTTTATTGTGTGAAATTTTTAATACACATTTTCTTTATAGTTTTTCCAATTAAAGAAGTGTCTTCCTGTCTGTTAGGGATATTTACCGAATGAGATGAATGGTAATCAGTGATTGAATTCAGTAtagatgaaataaaatattgatAAATTTTAGTAAAAGCACTGAAATATtacagtttcaactttcaagtggGACCGATGATAGAAACTAAAActatttctatactttcttcAAAATTAACTGAAGTTATAAATGTAGCTTGATATCAACAGCTATCATCAAATTTTTAACCAAACTGAATGAAATGTTTTGGTCGTGGCCATGACCAAATTAAAGCTTTAATTGGTAGGTAATATAACACTGTTTGAACAGCACAATGAAGGCcatctttttaatttcttcccaTTTGCTGCATGGATACTTATGCCTCACTATTATGTACTACTATTTTGTTGCTGTTGAACCATGAATCTAATAACTGCATTTGGTAGAATTCCTTACCCATTGTATCTATCCTAAACTTGGTCTTACTTGTTTGATTGCTTTGGTAAACATGAAGATAATTTGAAAGTGCTTTGTCTCAGAAACTTCGGGTATGGTGTCGGCTCTCAAATGGCCAATGGGAATCAGGAACGATTCGATCAACTTCTGAAGAGGATGCTGTTGTTTCACTTTCAAATAGGAGTGTGAGTTCAAATTGTGGCTATCTTCTTAAAAGTTATATGAATATCCATTACCCAATGTCAAGCACTTTATTTATACATTGACATTACCCTCAGGTTGTGACGGTGCCCATGGGAGATCTCCTACCTGCGAACCCTGATATCCTTGAGGGTGTAGATGATCTTATACAGCTCAGTTACTTGAATGAGCCATCGGTCCTTCACAATCTTCGATACAGATATTCTCAAGACAAGATTTATGTAAGTGTCATCTATGATCTTTTTCTTGCTCAAAGATAGAACTTGTTCCTAGTTCCACTGCCATACTTCTTTTACCAATTCATGTTTTTTGTTCTGTAGAGCAAAGCGGGACCTGTTATGGTTGCCATCAACCCCTTTAAAAATGTCCAACTTTACAGAAATGATTTTGTCACAGCTTATAGGGAGAAACTTACTGACAGTCCTCATGTCTATGCTATAGCTGATACTGCGTTCAATGAGATGATGAGAGGTACTAACCTTCTAGAATACCTCAATTGCTATGCTGCCATGCATGAAATATTTATGACTCATTaagccatcttttttttttcctcatgcTTTTATTTGTTCTTGCAGAAGAAATAAACCAATCTATCATCATAAGGTAAGTTGTTTGAAGTGGGAAGCTCCGTCTTGCCAATCTATCTTGAGATCTTTTAGTGTCTGTCTCCCTGTTTGTTTGCCTTGAATTTGCTTTTCATGTTCCATGAACTAATCATATCTTGGTGAAAAAATTGTGATGGTTTATTGCAGTGGGGAAAGTGGAGCTGGAAAGACTGAAACAGCTAAAGTTGCGATGCAATATTTGGCTACACTTGGAGGTGGCAGTGGAATAGAGTATGAAATTCTTCAGACGAATTGCATATTGGAAGCATTTGGCAATGCAAAAACATCCAGGAATAACAACTCTAGTCGATTTGTGAGTTCCCTTACCCCCCCCTCTTCATGATGCAAGGTACTTTGAGATTTAGTGTTGTTTTAAGCTTAGCGTTTTATGTCTAATTCAGAGCAGGCGTGATATTTGATCCGTAAGATTTCTGGATGGTTTGTGTCTTTTATTTCCCTTAGTATATTCATTAGGGCTGATAAAATTCTTGGACTGATAATCGAACACCCTTTCCATGATGTAATACAGGGGAAGCTGATCGAAATTCATTTTAGTAGAACAGGGAAAATTTGTGGTGCTAAGATTCAAACTTGTAAGGATGTTGATACGATTTGTTTGCCATATTTGCAAAGCAAGTCCATTGTTGgtgctttttttcttttgaatagtAACTGACTTGAGTCCCAATTGTGTTTCTGTTCTTCAAACATCGTCTggcttttgaaaattttggacaGTTCTGCTTGAGAAGGTACTGTTCTATCTGAGCTTTGGCTTGTCTTTTCCATTCATTTTCGTCTTGCGATTCTGAAAAGTTTCTTGTCTCTTGTGAGCAGTCTAGAGTGGTTCAGCTAGCTGAGGGAGAAAGATCATACCATATCTTCTATCAACTTTGTGCTGGTGCTCCACCATTTCTAAAAGGTTTTAATTCATTCTTATTGTGCCATTGTTGTTTCCGTTTATTCTCAAGTGTGTTTGGGTGCGAAGACTTGGTACATTTTTGGTCTGTTTAAGGAGTCCTTTCTTTAGGGCTAAAGTTTCAAGCAAATTTCTACCTTTTTGCAATTTATGATTTGATGTTGATGAATAAAGCCATAGCTTTGCTTTGCTGCATATCTGACagaaggttctaaatctcggtttcgagGCTTGTTTCGTTCAGGCCCGAAACCGAGACGTGCTGGATCTCATTTCGAGGTTTTGACATTAGGTTTCGACCTTGGGCCGCCCTGGGTTAGAACCCATGGTCAAAACTTGGGTTTCAACCATGGGTTTCGTTTCGTCAGGCCTGAAAGGCTGAAACCTAGACAACTCAGAGATTTCGGTCAGTTTCAgctgagatttagttccatgattGGACACACATCCAGATAGGCCAGTATTCCATTATGATAATACCAGAGCTTCTAGGTCATGTCTCAATCATATTAGCAGATTTTGATCATCTAATTAGTGTACATTTTTATGGATAGTTTATTATGTTTGATTGGAGGACAAGGTCTTCCAATCAGGTTATGGCCAAGAGTATCTTCCTGGGGGATGTGGATCTGACTGCTGGGATATCTTCCACAAGTACAGAGAGGCAGAGAGGATGGTTTTATTCCATCTATCTGAAATGACCCCAAACTATTTTCATATGTCTGTACTTCCAATTATTATCTAGTCCTTGTAATCCTTTAACTTAATTAGGTTACATGCATTCTTATACCTCCTATTGTCTCTCCATAGTCGTCATTTCTGAAGTATCAGAACATATGTTTCTATTTGAAAAGCTAGAAttgttgctatttttttttatatgaagcAGGCCTTCTCAAGTTCAAGGGTCTGAGTTAGAGGAACTTTAAATGTGTTGGTACAGGATTGTGTTATGATTCTATGATATTTAGGTTGCATATTGGTTGTGTTTTTATCTTGGGAAATCCTGTCACTGTATTTGGCGTTGATGCTAATCTTTTAGATCCATAGAGAATGTGTTTTATCATACTCAATGTCTACTTTGGTACAACTTGGCAGAACGGTTGAACCTTAAATTGGCAAGTGAGTATGAGTATCTTAAGCAGAGTAATTGCTTGACAATTGATGATATTGACGATGTCCAGAAGTTTCATATTCTAATGGTAAGTTGATAAATGGTATTTAATCTGTGCATATGCTGGGGACCCTCAGTCTTTGAGTTCTTGCCTTTAAATATGAtgatttatttctgttttttttttcttttgtttgaccagGAAGCATTACATATTGTTCAACTTGGCAAAGAAGATCAAGAGAATATATTTGCAATGCTTGCTGCAGTTCTATGGCTCGGAAACATTTCCTTTCAAATAATTGATAATGAAAATCATGTCGATGTAGTGGTAGATGAaggtaaattttgatttttttttttttttttgggtaagggtgTTTAGACATGAAAACTTgtgctgcgtttggtatgcattcttggaacgCGTTCCAGGttgatttaaaaaatttggatgataaaaatagttgtttttatcatagttgtcacggcgtcatggcgatccaagtcggtggaggggtgtcacgtcgatatatcgacatgtcgcccgccatggcgagcatgtcgaccatgttttattttttattttctctatttttaatggtttaatagatgtatactcaagccatgttttattttttctctattgtttctcaagttttaaggatggcaatcttgtaattaagcagaatctaagaaacggcataaaagggttttgatttaatgactaagggtaaacttggagggatgtgtaaagtatggacaaaggggaataaaagaagagaatgtTACTttaggaaaatggaaaaaataagggtttgtaaTAACCCACGATCGGATTTATGGTTATCTTCAACCTGGGACGGAAAAAGGCAAAGTACGAAggagataactccttcaactcttcttGGTCCAGTCTAAACCTTCAAGCAAAGCATCGCCACatcaattccagcaagaactcatcacagaaatcaactaagcaaggagtatttaattcctggaatcagatctggcgacttcttagttgcaaaacagagacagagagacaggaagaagaaatcgaagagggaaagagagacaggaagaagaaatcgaagagggaaagaagaaatcgaagagggaaggcagaaatcgaagagggaaagagagataggaagaagaaatcaaaggacgccatggcgtaggtcgccatgcaggcttctccagcgccaggacgccatggcgacgccatgacaactatggtttttATCATCCGAAAATGCGAaattaacctagaatgcattccaagaatgcataccaaacacaacattgGTGTTCTTTTCAGGGAACCTTCTTACCTgggttcttattttatttactaGGTCCCTCGActccccctctctttttttttccatgcaCCAACACTGGTCCATGATGGATATGGCAATACTACCCTCCTAATTTCTTGCTAGAAACTTGAAGCAAACAAGTCTACATTTTCCAAATAGTTACTGATTATGTCAGTGCTGAGCATACTGCGTTGTGGATCCTGGTGCAAGGTCAATTAGGTCCAATATCTTCTCAACTACTAGCAAGTCTACTAGTTCATATTAAAGTAATAAAAGTGTTTTTCATGTTAAAAAGTAGCATTAATCTGGAAAAATAGAAGTATTGGAAAAAGGTGAAAGTAAAATATCGCAAAAAGGTAAGTAGTTTTAAATTGATCCTGTATTGGTGGACTTCAAGTCTTGTAATTTTACTCGTGGTTACTTTCTCTATGCTTACATAATCCCTAGGTTTTCCTTATTTAGGTCACGTGCTTTAGATTTCTCCATTTCTTACTTTTCTGTCTTATTTTGtctaaaaaaagggcgtacccaatgcacgaggatCCCgcctgcagggtctggggatgGTCATAATGTccgtagccttacccctgctttcgcagagagtcgtgaccacttggtcacaatggagcaaccttaccattgcgccaaggcccgccctctactGTCTAACTTTGtctcattttctttaatttatttaactTATCCATCAATACGatgtagtatttttttttcttggggtgtGCATTCTTTTAATTGTGTGATCATTCTTTAAGTCTTATCCAAGCATTCTGCAGTTCATGCCAAGAGTAGTATACAAGAGTTCAGCTGTTATTAATGGATATAATGTATAATCTTTGATTCTGTTTATACAGATGctaattttaatataaaaattgaGGCATGTTAGCATATCTCTTTTACTCTTTGAGAATGGTAATGATCTTCCTAGCGTTTAGATAGACTACGATGATCATTTCATTCATTTTCCCTTCCTTCTGAATTTGTCTCCTCGCTCTCCGTCTCTTGGAATCTTTATTCTTGCACTGGTGGCCTCACCATTAGTAATTCCTTAtgatctgttcttcttccttccctttcagAAACCTGTAAAATCTACTTGTTATCTCCCACTGATCTGGGAGATTAGAAAAATAAGGAAGTAATGTCAGGAATTTGAATGCCCAGAAAATTCTAATGAAGGATCCCCAATGTTTTTGTGGGAAGTTTAAGAATTCAGAATGCTCTCATACTCTGCGGCTGTTCGTAGGAGAAAACTAATTGGAGGACAGAGATTCATAACTGGATTTCTGTTGATTCCACTGCTCATTTTTGGTAGCGACTGGAGGCTGTAGTTTTTCAATCACTGGAATTTTGTAATGATTGTAGATGCTTCTGGAGAAAAATTTGGATTATGATTTGATGATTGCAGCAAGTTCTTGTCAGTGTTGTTGATGATGGGAGGACAGGTGGTGATGTCGTGAAGAAGTGGTTAGTGGATGGCTGTAGGGGAGTAGACACTGGTAATTTTTTTGAGTGGAGAGGAAATATAACGGGGCAAGAAAGGGGATTTAAAAGATGATAACTCATGTATTCGTAGCATTGTCAATCTCAAGGGTACTTTGCTCTATACAACATAGGGACTCTGGTACCATGCCTCGAGTCTCAACTCTCACATATGTTAGTGTTGCATAAAACTTGGGAACATTGCtctgtgcatgtgtgtgtgtgtgtgcatgctCATGCAGTTTTAGAGGGTGGGATTGGTAAGTGTTGTCAAAGCCCTCATTGAAGAAGAGGGCTTTTTGCTGTTGTGAAGAACTCGCTCATTAGGACGAGTGCTTTGATGTTGGTGCTAGCGCATGCATCCTTTTTCAGCTTGCTTTCTTGACATGAGCGCCTGAGGGAGAATGAACAGAGTGGTTGGGAGAAAGACAAACTAGCAGAAGAGAGTGTTTTGGGTGGTAGTACTCAAGGTGCTCGTCACATTAACAGTGGCTTGCTTATTCATGCTAAAATTTGTGTCTAGGATTCTAGGGATGCTTGCTCTGCCCTCCAAGCCCATATCTTACCATAATTAAAGGATTGCAATAGTTTATGTAATTGTGAAAATATATGAGTAGTAAGATGTTTCACTTTTTATGGCTGCATCTAGTTGATTATTTTGTCCTAAATATTGTTACAGCTGTGTCCAGTGCTGCCAAATTGATGGGTTGCAAGGACCAGGACCTGATTTTAGCTTTATCTACTCATAAAATTCGAGCTGGCAATGATGATATTGTGCAAAAGTTAACACTACAGCAGGTCTGTTAAGTGCTTAACAACAGcctagtctctctctctctctcagacacacacacacacacaaaacacaAGGTTATTGTTTCAATTCAACTAAGCCTTTCCCCAACTAAATTTGGCACAAGGTCTTTGTATAGATATAAAATCTCcttatttactgttttgtttAGTTCAGGCCATTGATACAAGGGATGCATTGGCAAAATCCATCTATGCAAGCTTGTTTGACTGGCTTCTTGAAGAAATCAATAAGTCTCTTGAAGTAGGGAAACAGCGTACAGGGAGATCCATTAGTATCTTAGATATCTATGGATTTGAGTCTTTTGAGGTATGCTTTTTCTGTTGCCGCACAACTTAGTTGTGTTCTGTAACTGAATATAGTTTTCCTGATTATTCTGTCTGCACATTTTTCAGAAGAATAGCTTTGAACAGTTTTGTATAAACTATGCAAATGAGAGGTTGCAGCAACATTTCAATCGTCATCTCTTAAAACTAGAACAGGAGGTAAGCAACTACGCATCTTAGGTCAGTTGTTTCATGTTTGTAGGACATAAATAATGCCAAATTTCTTTGTTTGAGCTCAAAGAAACTTTTTAAGAGTCTCATTTCAGTGATGTGGCTAAGAAATTTGAACATAAATATGGTTTTCGTCATGCCTTGCCAATT is drawn from Telopea speciosissima isolate NSW1024214 ecotype Mountain lineage chromosome 1, Tspe_v1, whole genome shotgun sequence and contains these coding sequences:
- the LOC122639982 gene encoding myosin-2-like isoform X2 is translated as MLSAVSPSTAARSSLEEMLESLRRRDERPKDIPPALPTRPTSRARLPTARRSLPLNFKVGDSANECLPNVSKEKEEKGRDRGLRRGDRISASRRVSFGSKKMKVDRPSESPYAKKSGDEENYGEVIAETGSNNAAASSTLPQSSEEPEWGDNISYFLKKKLRVWCRLSNGQWESGTIRSTSEEDAVVSLSNRSVVTVPMGDLLPANPDILEGVDDLIQLSYLNEPSVLHNLRYRYSQDKIYSKAGPVMVAINPFKNVQLYRNDFVTAYREKLTDSPHVYAIADTAFNEMMREEINQSIIISGESGAGKTETAKVAMQYLATLGGGSGIEYEILQTNCILEAFGNAKTSRNNNSSRFGKLIEIHFSRTGKICGAKIQTFLLEKSRVVQLAEGERSYHIFYQLCAGAPPFLKERLNLKLASEYEYLKQSNCLTIDDIDDVQKFHILMEALHIVQLGKEDQENIFAMLAAVLWLGNISFQIIDNENHVDVVVDEAVSSAAKLMGCKDQDLILALSTHKIRAGNDDIVQKLTLQQAIDTRDALAKSIYASLFDWLLEEINKSLEVGKQRTGRSISILDIYGFESFEKNSFEQFCINYANERLQQHFNRHLLKLEQEEYSHDGIDWTQVDFEDNQDCLNLFEKKPLGLLSLLDEESTFPKATDLTLANKLKQHLNANPCFKGTRGGVFSVRHYAGEVLYDTSGFLEKNRDPLHSDSIQLLSSCSCKLPQLFASKMLNQSQKPVNPAWRLGASDSQKQSVGTKFKGQLFKLLQRLENTTPHFIRCIKPNSKQLPGLYEQDLILQQLRCCGVLEVVRISRSGYPTRMTHQQFATRYGFLLSENSASQDPLSISVSILQQFNVLPEMYQVGYTKLFFRTGQIGALEDKRKQSMDAILGIQKCFRGHLARCCFHDLKRGITTMQSFVRGENARRCYQILTKKQMAVALIQKHMKEQIARRTINDQQNAVICLQSAIRGWLARRCFNGMQNTKRSNLNNISVERKPDWKISEMKVIWTKIKFRLNLQFWQNSKGGF